The window GAGTGCCAGCATAGCAAGCATCATACCCTGCCGAGAGCACTAAATAACTCCCAAATACGTTTTCAATAAACTACCCCACTAATTCAAGTAATTATCCCTGAAGTACCTTCCCTAAGATCAGTCAAGGGAAGAATGGGTCGTTCATGCAAGGAAAGGGTCAgcagctcaggtgggccccatgtgaattTTGTATGAAACCATCCAGTGAACATCACCGCATGTTAGGctcagggcccaaaaatcagccccaccctcccaactgttttctttcgtgtgacccacctgaatatCTAATGGCGGTTGTTTGGGCTCCAGGCCTAAATTATGGTCCGTGTGGAATTCATATAATCGCCGCATCCCTAGAATTCTCTTTAAATCTGTTTTGAAACAGTTAGCCTGTCAGATGTTTGATCCCATGTTTAGGCCAAGGGCTAAAATATCAGGCCTGCGGCAGAATGGCCTCATAAGAGAAATATGACTGATATGAGAGCTCTTCAAGTAGTTCGTTTTTTGTAAAGTTCCCACTCAGGGACAGGGAACAGTTGGAAAGCAGACCATGAGCTGTGCATGGAGttcaccatggtgtttgtatggcatccaatccattcatctgatgccactcatcaggatgaagggacacaaattcaagttaatttaggCCACACTACATGAATTTACAAAAGCTTGACCATAGCATGTTCATAATGAAGAAGCAACCATCAAGCAGCAGTGTTCCTTCCATGTCCAGCTTAAAAGTATAACAACTGCAGTTTGGAGTGGATAACGGTCTAAAGAAAGATTCCAATAGCACAAACAAACATACATTAAATCAATCTGAGCCTTATGTGAAACCAAGACGAAatcaaaaaggaaaagaacatcAATGGCATGTGGCATTGAGCACATGCTATTTCACTAAGCACTGCCGCAGGACTTCTCCGAAGTACTGAATGCTGGTCTGCTGCAGGCTCATCGTCACATGGTTGGCAATGCATACAAATGTCGTCAATCCTAATAAACGTGGAAAAGCATTCTTTTGCCACAACCTCATACTGACCATAAAGAAACCAAACCAAATCCACTAACAGTGCCATGTGAAATTAAATTTAAGAGGTTTCAACATGAGAAACAAAATCCCAACAAACAAAATTTCCAAACTGAAAGTATTAATCTAATGCGATCTCCTTCTAAAGGTAATGCAAAACGCTCACTCATCCTCCTGGCTGCGGAGCCTCGCCAGCTTGTTGGTAATAACAACATCAAGCTGGGCAGCACGCTCAACAATTGCTTTCCTCTTCCTCGTGGATATATTGTGAGCGATTTCCGCACAGTAAGTCCTGTATTGCATCAAAAGTAAACATAGATGGGTTTAAGTATATAGAATGAAAATGATAACATCTTTCACAAATGCCATGTTCGGATTCATGGGTGGTATACAAAGTCGGACTTGGGAAATATGACTGGTTTGAGGCCTCTTTATCATCATGCACATGGGGGAACAAACTTACAATtttttatcatttaaaaaaaaaaaattgtaattctGCATGGTGATAAAGAGCCCTCGAACCCAGTCACATCTCTCTCAAGTTCGACTTGTAACTTGCATGTAATTGATATTTGGAGCATTatcagtaaaataaaatattatcatGTCCGtcacttccattttcttcttaagactaataattgcaattcatGTGGACCGTGCATCCCAACACACTACAATACATTGCTAATGAatccatcatcaacaacaactatccaggaaaaaagagagaaatttgacCTGTTGTGCATCATTAGCAGTTCAAGCTCTTGGACGTTGTGCACAACAAACTTCTTGAAACCATTAGGGAGATAATGACGGGTCTTCTTGTCTGAACCATAACCAATGTTGGGCATCAATGTACATCCCTTGAACTTCCTTCTCACACGGGAATCAATACCCTTGGGTCTACGCCAGTTTGGCTGTCATAAATACATTCAGCAGAAAGGCATGAGCTCAATCTTGAGGGTCCCAATGAAAAAACTTCTACAccagaaagggaaaaacaaaagacccaaaaaaaaaaaaaagttcctatAGCAGTTTCCACTGTTGATACAGCAACAGTATAAGTTTCATATgtactttttttattttgaagggCAATGAAACTTTTATTGTTAAAGTGCCAAAGAAGTTTCATATGTACTTGGAATATCTTTATCAATAAGCTCTTTCATTTTTCAACGAAGATGAAATTTTGGTTAGCTGCCATGGAACAGTTaaattcctcttctttttttccagatggctagaaaattgacgAACATTCATGGAACAGTTAAATTCCCTTTTTTCCAGATGGCTAGTAAATTGATGAACATTCCCTTTCTTATTCAACACGTTGCATTTCCAGATTTTGTAAAGCCCAGAGGACAAGACCCGCACATCTGGACTTGCTAGGTGAGTGAACCACGGAAGACCGTGTAAGACCCAGACCATTCAATGAGGACAGGCCatgtaaatgggccacacatgcacaaaatatTCAACATTTGGATAATGGAAGACTGTTGACGTGTGATGTGAGGACCAGCATGACATATGCGCTAGAGCACAATCTCTTTGGGGTAGCCTAACAAGTAGCAGGGATGTTAAAACACATGCCATGTTAGCATGTGGTGAATTGAGTCCAGCTGTAACAAATTCCCATTCACGAATTGAATCAAGACATTAACACATGCAGCCATTTTTAAGGTGAATACACTGTTATCAGATTCGTACAATTCACAATAAGAATCCCCTACAACTCATATCGTATCATGTGGGTGTACAATTCAAATCACAAATCTTAACTACGATAATCATAAAATGCGTTAAATGGGCCCAAAATTTACTTATAAaatcattttccttttttattcaattttttctcctttctttttgccCTTTTGCTTACAAACATGAAAGGGCACTCACCTATTAAAAATATCCTCATTTTTCTTCTGAGAGAGAATAGATATCGGGATTTCGATAttcaaaaaacaaagagaaatcTTCTCATGCCATTTTTTTCTAACATAATTCTATgcttcacaaaaataaaattattaaaggACTCTTGTATGTTTTAAGGCAAACCTTTTGAAAGGTAATAAGAGAAAAAGACGAGAATCCTTTAC is drawn from Magnolia sinica isolate HGM2019 chromosome 5, MsV1, whole genome shotgun sequence and contains these coding sequences:
- the LOC131245606 gene encoding large ribosomal subunit protein eL32z → MAVPLLTKKIVKKRVKKFKRPQSDRKVSVKPNWRRPKGIDSRVRRKFKGCTLMPNIGYGSDKKTRHYLPNGFKKFVVHNVQELELLMMHNRTYCAEIAHNISTRKRKAIVERAAQLDVVITNKLARLRSQEDE